One part of the Thermoanaerobacterium sp. CMT5567-10 genome encodes these proteins:
- the mraZ gene encoding division/cell wall cluster transcriptional repressor MraZ: MLMGQYEHTVDSKGRIIIPAKFRDELGDKFVLTRGLDNCLFVYSLTEWSNIEAKLKTLPLNRKDARAFTRFFLAGATECEIDKQGRVLIPNILREHAKIDKEVVIIGVSSRVEIWSKEVWLEYSNNVDVSFEDVAEHLDDLNI, from the coding sequence ATGCTTATGGGTCAGTATGAACATACAGTAGATTCAAAAGGGAGAATCATAATACCAGCCAAATTCAGGGATGAACTTGGTGATAAGTTCGTACTGACAAGAGGGCTTGATAATTGTCTTTTTGTATACTCATTAACAGAGTGGTCAAATATCGAGGCAAAGTTAAAAACACTACCACTTAATAGAAAGGATGCTAGGGCTTTTACAAGATTTTTTCTAGCAGGCGCCACTGAATGTGAAATAGACAAACAGGGAAGAGTATTAATACCAAACATTTTAAGGGAACACGCCAAAATCGACAAAGAAGTTGTAATAATAGGTGTTTCGTCTAGAGTAGAAATCTGGAGCAAAGAAGTTTGGCTAGAGTATTCGAACAATGTTGATGTGTCATTTGAGGATGTTGCTGAACATTTGGATGACTTAAATATTTAA
- the rsmH gene encoding 16S rRNA (cytosine(1402)-N(4))-methyltransferase RsmH translates to MEFKHESVLLNETIEYLKVKPDGVYVDGTLGGGGHSYEILRRLSTGRLIAIDRDMDAINAASVRLKDFNNVTYVHDNYKNIKNILKNIDIGRIDGAILDLGVSSYQLDEVKRGFSYMHDAPLDMRMDKESALTAEYVVNNYSEDDIAKILYDYGEEKWAKRIAKFIVEERKKRSIKTTFQLVDIIKKAVPASKRRTGHHPAKRTFQAVRIEVNDELKGLDNAIDDFIDAMNPNGRIAIITFHSLEDRIVKNTYKKLENPCTCPKNLPCTCGKKPVIKIITKKPVTPNEEELETNPRSRSAKLRVAEKLLF, encoded by the coding sequence ATGGAATTTAAACATGAAAGCGTACTATTAAATGAGACAATTGAATATTTAAAAGTAAAACCTGACGGAGTTTATGTTGATGGGACTTTGGGTGGGGGAGGCCATTCTTACGAAATATTGAGACGTCTTTCAACAGGAAGGTTAATTGCTATAGACAGGGATATGGATGCAATAAATGCTGCTTCTGTAAGGCTTAAGGACTTCAACAATGTTACCTATGTTCATGACAATTATAAAAATATAAAAAATATTTTAAAAAATATTGATATAGGACGCATTGATGGTGCTATTTTAGACCTTGGTGTATCATCGTATCAGTTAGATGAGGTAAAAAGAGGCTTTTCTTATATGCATGATGCACCACTTGACATGAGAATGGATAAGGAAAGTGCTCTTACTGCTGAGTATGTTGTCAACAACTATTCTGAAGATGATATTGCAAAAATATTGTATGATTATGGAGAGGAAAAATGGGCTAAAAGAATTGCAAAGTTTATTGTTGAAGAAAGAAAGAAAAGGTCTATTAAGACAACATTTCAACTGGTAGATATAATAAAAAAGGCTGTTCCAGCATCAAAAAGAAGGACAGGACACCATCCTGCAAAAAGAACTTTTCAGGCCGTAAGAATAGAAGTAAATGATGAGCTAAAGGGACTTGATAATGCAATAGATGATTTCATAGATGCCATGAATCCCAATGGTAGAATTGCTATTATAACTTTCCATTCATTGGAGGACAGGATTGTAAAAAATACGTACAAAAAGTTAGAAAATCCCTGTACATGTCCTAAAAACTTGCCATGTACCTGTGGTAAGAAACCAGTTATAAAGATTATTACAAAAAAACCTGTAACACCAAATGAAGAAGAACTTGAAACTAATCCCAGATCACGCAGTGCAAAGTTAAGAGTTGCCGAAAAACTGCTGTTCTAA
- a CDS encoding septum formation initiator family protein — MVLEKRNYDYDLKPYYEENKSKKPRKNKKLKNLMLIVFIGFLSLTVLFRYALIYQKSVALSKMEAKVSEIENLNQQLEVKIASMKDLQRIEDIAKNQLGMVVPEKGQIVYMSIGKTNEVAQKKTDDNNKNKTFFGRILGLLVR; from the coding sequence TTGGTATTAGAAAAACGCAATTATGACTATGACCTAAAGCCGTATTATGAAGAAAATAAATCAAAAAAACCAAGGAAAAATAAAAAATTAAAAAACCTCATGTTAATAGTTTTTATAGGTTTTTTAAGCCTTACCGTATTGTTTAGATATGCTTTAATTTATCAAAAGTCTGTCGCTCTTAGCAAAATGGAGGCGAAGGTCAGCGAAATAGAAAATTTAAACCAGCAGTTAGAAGTCAAAATTGCATCAATGAAGGATTTACAGAGGATAGAAGATATTGCAAAAAATCAGCTGGGAATGGTAGTACCTGAAAAGGGGCAAATAGTCTACATGAGTATCGGTAAAACAAATGAAGTTGCTCAGAAAAAAACAGATGATAATAATAAAAATAAAACTTTCTTTGGGAGGATTTTGGGACTGCTGGTGAGATAG